TGGAGCTGCGATCCGATGCACGGCAACGGCATCGTCAGCAGCCAGGGCATCAAGACGCGCCGCTTCCAGGACATCCTCTCCGAGGTCCGCTCCGCCTTCGACATCCACGACGCCGCGGGCAGCCGCCTGGGCGGGCTGCACCTGGAGTGCACGGGCTCGGACGTCACCGAGTGCCTGGGCGGCTCCGCGGACATCCAGGAGGCCACGCTGTCCGAGAACTACACCTCCGCGTGCGACCCTCGCCTGAATGCCTCCCAGTCGCTCGAGCTGGTGTTCATGATCAGCGACTGCCTGCAGCGCCAGGCGCTCCGGGGCGCCTACCAGAAGACCGGCGAGATGCGGGAAATCGGCTGAAGCGGCCGTTGACCGCCTGGCAATGGGCATAGGAGGCTCTGGCCTCCCCACAGTGCAATGTTTGACGAGGTAGGACGCACATGACCGCGACCGCGAAGGACCACTGGCACCCCGTACTCGACAGCCAGGTGCTCAAGGACAAGCCGGTAGGGGTAAAGGTGTGGAACTCGGAGATCGTCCTGTTCCGCACCGCCGGAGGCAAGGTGTCCGCGCTGGAGGACCGCTGCCCGCACCGCTCCATGCGGCTGAGCAAGGGCTGGGTCGAGAACGACAAGATCGTCTGCCCTTACCACCTGTGGAAGTACGACGGCGAGGGCAAGGGCCAGAGCCCCTGCAACCCGCAGATGAAGCCCCGCGTGCAGCGCTATGACGTGACCGAGCGCTACGGCGCCGTCTGGGTCAAGCCCGCGGAGTCCAACGCGCAGATGCCCGAGATGGAAGTCGAGGGCTACCACTACGTGGGCCTGGACACGGGCATCATGTACGCGCCCTTCGAGCTGGTGGTCGACAACTTCATCGAAATCGAGCACAGCCCCACCAACCACGGCGTCTTCGCGTTCGACGCGCAGGGCATCACCCAGGTGGTGCCGAAGGTGGAGACCGTGGGTGACAGCATCCACGTCATCTACGAGGGAGACCAGCGGAACATCCCCTGGTACTCGCCCACGCAGTACTTCATGCCGCAGAACACCCGGCTGATCATCGACTTCATGGCCCACTTCCGGCCCGTGCACTTCATCTACAACATGAAGTGGATGGACCCGAAGACCCAGGAGCTGAAGCCGCACCGGATCCGCGAGTTCGCCTTCCTCACGCCGGTGAGCGAGGAGGAGACGCACATCCACCTGTTCTTCTTCTCCACGCTGAACCTCTTCAGCCCCCAGTCGTTCTCGCCGCTGCGCAAGCTCGTCTCCAGCCGCTTCCTGAAGATGGCGCACGACGAGTTCAACCTCGACAAGAACATCGTCGAGGAGGTGGCCCGGACCGACAAGCGCACGGACCTCAAGGGGCTGCAGCTGGGCAAGTTCGACCGGGTGCTGCGCGAGACGCGCCGCCTCATCTCCTCCGCCTACCACCAGGGCCCCCTGGAGCAGCAGGCTCCGCCCGAGCCCGTGCAGCTGAAGGCCACGGGCACCACCGGCGCCCAGGACTGATGCCGCGGCACACGTGAGCAAACCGGGCCGCAACGCGCCCTGCCCCTGTGGCAGCGGCAAGAAGTACAAGGTGTGCCACGCCGCGGAGGATCGCGCCCGCGCCGCCGCGCCCCCCGCGCCGGCCCATCCGCTGGCCGCCGATCTCCGGGCGGCCATGGACCTGTTGGGGGACACGGATGTCTCCCGGCTGTCCGGCGCGCTCGAGCACCTGGGCACCCTGCTCTCCCAGGGGGGGCCCACCCCCGGCCTGCGCTTCGATGCGGCCGCGTTCGATGCCCACGTCTCGCAGCAGCTGCCCACCCTCTCCGAGGCCATCGATCAGAGCCCGGCGAAGGCCCGGCGCGCGCTGCTCGTGGGCACCGTGCGCCAGCTCGGCACCCACGCCTTCCTCCAGGGCTTCCGCGAGGCCGTGCTCCAGCGCGCCGCGGAGCCCGGCCGCTCCGCGCAGGACCGGCAGGCGCTGTGCGTGGGCGCGCTGCTGGCCTCGGCCCAGGGCAAGAAGGGCAAATTCCAGCCCGAGGACATCCCCGTCCTGGACGTCGTCTTCGACGTGCAGTTCCGCGAGTGGTGCGCCCACCACCAGGAGATGGCCAGCCAGTTCGAGGCGCTGGCCCGCTTCGCGGAGGAGGACCTGTCCGCCGAGGCGCGCGAGGCGCTGCGCAAGGCCCAGGCGGGGGATGTGGACGCCCTGCTCCAGCACGTCCAGTCGGACCCTCAGCTCGTCGAGCGCATCACCCGCGAGGGCCGGGAGCGCTCCGCGCGCGTCGAGGCGCGGCTGCGCGAGCCCGCCACCCCCTCGCTCTTCGCGCCCGAGGAGGAGCTGTGGTTCACCTGCGTCCTCTGGGAGCCGCTGCGCGCGGTGAAGGCCGCCTCCCTGGATGCGGCCACCCGCCGCGCCGCCGTGGAGAACCTCATCCGCGCGGTGAAGGGGGCGCTCGACGCGGAGCTGCTGGAGGGCATGCTCGCGCGCCTGCGCGCGAAGGCCGCGGACCCCACCCTCGACGAGGCCACACGCGCGGGGTTCACCGACGCGGCCATCGCCGTGGAGGCGGAGCCCTCGCGCATGGTAATGGCCGCGCTCTTCACCGCGAACCAGGAGGCGCAGGGCCGCTCCGCCGAGGAGATGGTGCTGCTGGCGGACCTCAAGGCCAAGCCGGTGTGGACCGCGGAGGACCTGGAGC
This is a stretch of genomic DNA from Stigmatella aurantiaca. It encodes these proteins:
- a CDS encoding YecA family protein; the protein is MSKPGRNAPCPCGSGKKYKVCHAAEDRARAAAPPAPAHPLAADLRAAMDLLGDTDVSRLSGALEHLGTLLSQGGPTPGLRFDAAAFDAHVSQQLPTLSEAIDQSPAKARRALLVGTVRQLGTHAFLQGFREAVLQRAAEPGRSAQDRQALCVGALLASAQGKKGKFQPEDIPVLDVVFDVQFREWCAHHQEMASQFEALARFAEEDLSAEAREALRKAQAGDVDALLQHVQSDPQLVERITREGRERSARVEARLREPATPSLFAPEEELWFTCVLWEPLRAVKAASLDAATRRAAVENLIRAVKGALDAELLEGMLARLRAKAADPTLDEATRAGFTDAAIAVEAEPSRMVMAALFTANQEAQGRSAEEMVLLADLKAKPVWTAEDLEPYLQFLEASGPAPAAQRIRRCQAWLREHPLSLAAESV
- a CDS encoding Rieske 2Fe-2S domain-containing protein; its protein translation is MTATAKDHWHPVLDSQVLKDKPVGVKVWNSEIVLFRTAGGKVSALEDRCPHRSMRLSKGWVENDKIVCPYHLWKYDGEGKGQSPCNPQMKPRVQRYDVTERYGAVWVKPAESNAQMPEMEVEGYHYVGLDTGIMYAPFELVVDNFIEIEHSPTNHGVFAFDAQGITQVVPKVETVGDSIHVIYEGDQRNIPWYSPTQYFMPQNTRLIIDFMAHFRPVHFIYNMKWMDPKTQELKPHRIREFAFLTPVSEEETHIHLFFFSTLNLFSPQSFSPLRKLVSSRFLKMAHDEFNLDKNIVEEVARTDKRTDLKGLQLGKFDRVLRETRRLISSAYHQGPLEQQAPPEPVQLKATGTTGAQD